A stretch of DNA from Paraburkholderia flava:
GCGATCACCGTCTTCAAGTTCATCATTCCGGGCGCAACGATCCTCGGTCTGATGCTAACGGGTTTCCATCACGAGAACTTCGGCGACGCCACGACGTTCGCTCCGTACGGCTGGTCGGCGGTGTTCACGGCGGTCGCGACGAGCGGCATCGTGTTCGCGTTCAACGGCTTCCAGAGCCCGATCAACCTCGCAGGCGAAGCGCGCAATCCGGCGAAGAGCGTGCCGTTCGCGGTGATCGGCTCGATCCTGCTGGCGCTCGTGATCTACGTGTTGCTGCAGATCGCGTACATCGGCGCGGTGAATCCGACCGACGTGCTGAAGGGCTGGAGCCACTTCAACTTCGCGTCGCCGTTCGCGGAACTGGCCATCGCGCTGAACCTGAACTGGCTCGCGATCCTGCTGTACGTCGACGCGTTCGTCAGCCCGAGCGGCACCGGCACGACCTACATGGCGACGACCACGCGGATGATCTACGCGATGGAGCGCAACAACACGATGCCGAAGATGTTCGGCAACGTGCACCCGTTCTACGGCGTGCCGCGTCAGGCGATGTGGTTCAACCTGCTCGTGTCGTTCATCTTCCTGTTCTTCTTCCGCGGCTGGAGCTCGCTCGCGGCGGTGATCTCGGTCGCGACGGTGATCTCGTACCTGACCGGCCCGATCAGCCTGATGTCGCTGCGCCGCGCGGCCACCGACCTCGAGCGTCCGCTGCACATTCCGGGCATGTCGTTCATCGCTCCGTTCGCGTTCGTCTGCGCGTCGCTGATCCTGTACTGGGCGAAGTGGCCGCTGACCGGCGAAATCATCCTGCTGATGATCGTCGCGCTGCCGGTGTACTTCTACTATCAGGCGAAGGCCGGCTTCGCAGGCTGGGGCCGCGATCTGAAGGCGGCGTGGTGGCTGGTTGCGTATCTGCCGGTGATGGCGATCCTGTCGTTGATCGGCAGCAAGCAGTTCGGCGGCCGCAACGTACTGCCGTACGGCTGGGACATGCTGGTCGTGATCATCTGCGCGCTGATTTTCTACTACTGGGGCGTGCATACCGGTTATCGCACCGAGTATCTCGACGAGCGTGAGCAGCAGGACGATATCCTTGAGGGGATCGGCGCCTGATTGTTCGCGGTTGTGCCGCGTTGCTGGCGGCACAGTCTAGTGAAAAACAAAGCCCGCCTGACGTGAGTCAGGCGGGCTTTGTCGTTCTGGTCGGGTCGACGCGGCGCTTACGCGTTGCCGAATACGTAGTTCGTCATCGCGAGCGCACGCTGATACGTACCGAGCGACTGGATCTGCAGCGTGTAGTTGTCATCCGCGGCACCGAGCGCGGCGAATACCGGCAGCAGATGCTCGTCGGTCGGATGCATCAGTGCGGCGTGCGGCGCACGGTTCCGGTAGTCGAGCAGCGCATCGATGTCGCGCGCGGCCAGCCGGTCCTCGAACCAGTCGGTGAATTCGGCGACGCGCGGATCGGCGTCTTCCGGCCGCGCCGAAAAATCGGCGGCGCGCAGGTTGTGCGTGATCTGGCCGGAGCCGATCACCATCACGCCATCGTCCTGCAACTCGCGCAACGCACGGCCGACGCGAAAGTGATGCGCGGCGTCCATGTGCGGCTGGATCGACAATTGAGCGACCGGAATGTCGGCGTCGGGGAACATCAGCAGCATCGGCACCCACGCGCCGTGATCGAGGCCGTGCGGCTGCGTCGAGGCGGCCACGCCGTGCGCGTCGAGCATCGCAGCAGCGCGGCGTGCGACGTCGGGTGCGCCAGGTGCCGCGTACTCGATCTCATAGAGCGCGCGCGGAAAGCCGTAGAAGTCGTGAATCGTCTCCGGACGCTCGGCGGTGCTCGCGACCGGCGCGGCGGTGCCCCAGTGCGCCGACAGCATCAGGATCGATTCGGGACGCGGCAATTGCGCCGACAGCGTCGCGAATTCACCGGACGGTAACGACGGGTCGATCGGCAGCGTCGGTGCACCGTGGGACAGGAAGAGGGTAGGCAAGCGGTTCATCGCAGCGGCGCCGCGACGGGCGCGGCGTGAAAGTTGGGTTGCCTTCAATATAGAGGCGAACCACCGGCAGATAAACGGGCGAAAGGGGAATTGATTGTGTCGCTGGTGTTGCGAATCGCGAGCGGCCCTTCGCTCTTTCCGCTTACTCGTCGTCGCTGGAACGCAGCCCTTGCCACGCAGGCGCCAACGCCGGCCCGAGCGCAAACAGATCAAGGACACGCGCGACGGTGTGATCGACCATCTCATCGATCGACTTGGGCGCGTTGTAAAACGCCGGCAACGGCGGAAAGATCACGCCGCCCATCTCAGTCACGGCCGTCATATTGCGCAGGTGCGCGAGATTCAGCGGCGTTTCGCGGACCATCAGCACGAGCCGGCGCCGCTCTTTCAGCGTGACGTCGGCGGCGCGCGCGATCAGGTTGTCCGACAGACCGTGCGCGATGCTCGCGAGCGTTTTCATCGAGCACGGCGCGACGATCATGCCGTCGGTCGCGAACGAGCCTGACGCGATGCTCGCGCCGACGTCGCGCACCGGATGGACCACGTCGGCAAGCGCGTGCACGTCGTCTTTCGACAACTGCAGTTCATGCCGGACGTTGAGCCAGCCCGCGCTGGAAATCAGCAGATGGGATTGCACGCCGCCGACGCGGCGCAGCGTTTCGAGAAGCCGGACGCCGTAGATGGCGCCGGTCGCACCGGTGATCGCGACGATCAGCCGGCGCGGTGCCGCGGCCTGTGATGTGGAGGAGAGCGGCACCGTCATGCGGGACAACGACAGCGGTTAACGCGCGCCGCTCAGGCGGCGGCGAACAGTTGCTGCAGTTCGCCCGACTGGTACATCTCCATCATGATGTCCGAGCCGCCGATGAATTCGCCCTTCACGTACAGCTGCGGAATGGTCGGCCAGTTCGAGAATTCCTTGATGCCCTGGCGGACGCCGTCGTCTTCGAGGACGTTGACGGTCTTCGGTTCGTCGACGCCACATGCCTTCAGGATCTGGATCGCGCGGCCCGAGAAGCCGCACATCGGAAATTGCGCGGTGCCCTTCATGAAGAGCACGACGGCGTTTTCGTCGACGATTTGCTTGATGCGTTGTTGCGTGTCCATGAGACTGACCTTGCGGTTCCGGAATGGTGGGGGATAGGCTGAAATGATAGCGGATTTCGCTACAGCCGGCCGGGCGTGGCTCGACGGCCGGGTTCAGGCACTGGCGAGTCCGCCGCTAATTCTCTCGATGCCGGCGAGATCGCACGCCGACCGGACGTCGCGCAACCCGGCCGCCGACAGCAGCGTTCGCACGGCGGCAGCCTGATCGTAGCCGTGCTCGATCCACAGCGCGCCGCCGGCGGCGAGCCGTGCCGGCGCACCGGCGACGATCGTGCGAATGGCCGACAGGCCGTCTGCTTCGTCGGTGAGCGCGCCGCGCGGTTCGAAGCGCAGATCGCCTTGTACCAGGTGCGGATCGCCGTCCGCGATATATGGCGGGTTGCTGACGATTACGTCGAACGGTGCTTCGTTGGATGCGTCGAGGGCCGCGTACCAGTCGCCTTCGAGAAAGCGTAACGCACCGCCGGGCCGACGCGAATCGACGAGCCGCGCAGCGTTGCGTGCCGCGACCGCGAGCGCCTGTGCCGAGCGGTCGGTCGCGCAGACCCGTGCGTCGGGTCGTGTTGCAGCAATCGCAACCGCGATCGCGCCGCTGCCGGTGCCGAGATCGAGCACGCGAGGTGCGTGAGGTGCGCGAGGCGCATGCGACAGGCTCCGGCCTTCGAGCGCCGCCAGCGCAGTCTCCACCAGCAGTTCCGTCTCTGGCCGTGGAATCAGCACGTCCGCAGTAACTTCGAATTCGAGCCCGAAGAATTCGCGCGTGCCGATCAACTGGGCAACCGGCTCGCCCACAACCCGACGTGCTTCGAGCGCACGATAACGAGCGATCGCCACAGCATCGAGCGGCTCGTCCGCACGCGTGATCAGCTCAGTACGCCGCCAGCCGAGCGCATGTCCGAGCAGAATGCGCGCTTCGAGCAACGGCAACGGCGAAGCACGGAGCAGGGTAGCAGCGGTATCCATCAGCGTGGGATCAGTCCGCGTCGCCGAGCGATGCGAGCAGTTCCGCCTGATGCTCGCTGACGAGCGCCGCGATCAGTTCGTCGAGATCGCCGTCCATCAGCGCGTCGAGCCGGTACAGCGTCAGGTTGATCCGGTGATCGGTGAGGCGGCCCTGCGGAAAGTTGTAAGTGCGGATGCGCTCCGAGCGATCGCCCGAACCGACGAGGCTCTTGCGCGTCGCCGCTTCCTTCGCGTGCTGCTCCTGATACTGCCGGTCCTTGATCCGCGCGGCGAGCACCTTCAGCGCGCGATCCTTGTTCTTGTGCTGCGAGCGATCGTCCTGGCATTCGACGACGATCCCCGTCGGCATGTGCGTGACGCGCACCGCCGAATCGGTCTTGTTGATGTGCTGCCCACCCGCGCCCGACGCGCGGAACGTGTCGATCCGCAGATCGGCCGGATTGATTTCGACCTCGCCGATTTCATCGGCCTCGGGCATCACGGCGACCGTGCACGCGGACGTGTGGATGCGCCCCTGCGTTTCGGTCGCCGGCACACGCTGCACGCGATGGCCGCCCGACTCGAACTTCAGCTTCGAATACGCGGCTTCGCCCGCGATCCGCACGATCACTTCCTTATAGCCGCCGAGATCCGACTCGCTCGCCGACATCATCTCGACCTGCCAGCGGTTGCGTTCCGCGTAGCGCAGGTACATCCGCAGCAGATCGCCCGCGAACAGCGCCGATTCGTCGCCGCCGGTGCCCGCGCGGATTTCGACGAAGATGTTGCGGTCGTCGTTCGGATCTTTCGGCAGCAGCATCTTCTGCAGTTCGCTGGCCAGTTGCTCCATCCGTTCGCGCGCCGCGCGGACTTCGTCTTCGGCGAAGTCGCGCATCGACGGATCGGCGAGCAGTTCCTGCGCGGTCGCCGCATCGCCGGCGGCCTGGCGCCAGTGTCCGTAATGCTCGACGACCGGACCGATTTCCGCGTGCTCGCGTGTGAGTTTGCGGTACTGGTCGAGATTGGCCGTAATGTCTTCGCGGCTCAACAGATCGTTCAGTTCGGCCAGCCGCGTAGTGAGCTGGTCGAGCTTGCGTTGCATGCTCGTTTTCATCGGTGGGTCGGAGCGGGTTCCGGAAAGGTCGGACAGTGAATTGGAATCGGTACGGCGCGCGGCCCCTGAACGGGTGCCGGCAAGCGCGCGACAATCCGCGCGACGGCGGGGGAGCGCCGCTAACGCTCCGAGGAGCCAGAGTGTTTGTAAAAGCCGCCCAGCAGATCGATGAGCGAGTCGCGGTCCGCGCCGCTCGCGCGATTGAGCGCGTGCGTGGGGCCGTGGATCAGCTTGTTGGTCAGCGACTGCGACAGCGCTTCGAGTACGGCAGCCGGATCGTCGCCGCGCGCGAGCATCTTCTGCGCGCGTTCAACCTCCGCGCGGCGCAGTGCGTCGGCCTGCGTGTGCATGTGGCGGATGACCGGCACGATGCTGCGCGCGTCGAGCCACTGCATGAAGTTCTGCACGCGCGTTTCGATGATCGCTTCGGCTTGCGCGACCGCCGCCTGACGCGACGCATTGCCTTCGCGGACGATCGCGCCGAGATCGTCGACGGTGTACAGGAACACGTCTTCGAGCTGACCGACTTCCGGTTCGATGTCGCGCGGCACGGCGAGGTCGACCATGAAGATCGGCCGGTGGCGGCGTGCCTTCACCGCGCGCTCGACTGCGCCGAGCCCGATGATCGGCAACGTCGACGCGGTACACGACACGACGATGTCGAACTCGTGCATCCGCGTGGGCAGATCGGCGAGCGGAATGGCGCGGCCGTTGAAGCGTTCGGCGAGCCGCGAGCCGCGTTCGGCGGTGCGGTTCGCGACCACCAGTTCACGCGGCTGCTGCGCGGCGAAGTGCGTCGCGCACAGCTCGATCATTTCGCCCGCGCCGATGAACAGCACGCGCTGGTTCGAGATCTTGTCGAAGATGCGCTGCGCGAGCCGCACGGCCGCCGCCGCCATCGATACCGACTGCGCGCCGATCTCGGTCGTGCTGCGCACTTCCTTCGCCACGGCGAACGTGCGCTGGAACAACTGGTTCAGATAGGTGCCGAGCGCGCCGGCCTCCGACGCGGTACGCACCGCGTCCTTCATCTGTCCGACGATCTGCGTTTCGCCGAGCACCATCGAATCGAGGCCCGACGCGACGCGAAACGCGTGCCGCACGGCTTCCGACTGCGGCAGTGCGTAGACGTGCGGGGCGAGTTCATCGACGGGGAGATTGTGGTACTTCGACAGCCACTGGATCGCGGCTTCGCGCGCCGTCTGGTCGTCGGTCGCGCAGTAGAGTTCGGTGCGGTTGCAGGTGGACAGGATCGCCGCTTCGGGCGCCGTGCGGGCCGTGGCGCCGAGCCATATGTCCTTGAACGTCGCAAGGGCAGGCTTGATCTGTTCGAGCGGAAACGCCACGCGTTCGCGCAAGGCGACGGGCGCGGTGTGGTGATTGATTCCGATCGTTAGAAGCTGCATATGCGGGGCTATGGTTCAGCGCAATATTATAGCTTTTCCGCGGTTCTTTCAGTCTGTCCGGCCGATTCTCCGGCGAATGGGGCGTCGCCTGCGTCCGGCCTCGCGCGAAGCGGCTGCTTCGCGCTGCCGGGAAAGCCGGCGCGGATAGCTGCGATGAAGCGGGCGCAGGCTTGCCGGCACCTCAGCCGAGCCGCGACTATCCGCCGCAGAACCGCTTTTCGTAGTGGTCAATCCTGATTCGTCTTACCTGAGACGAAACTTGCGCGCCGTCGGTTGGTTTCTGGAGTGCCGGTCGTGAGAAGATCGGGGTCTGGCAGCCCTACGCGCAAACAGCGTACCCGTGGTTCGACCGTGTCGATCGAACGGGCACTGCGATTCGTGTCCACAACCGGCCGGCCGTGTGGACTGTCCATAGAGAATGGAACATTAAACAAACCGCTGCGTACAACGAATAACCGTCAGCAGCGGTGCCGACCTTCGATGAAAGAGAGAACGATGTTATCCGGGGACGCGACGCCCGCCCACTCGACCGGTCCGCAGCGCGGCGAGGTCCGCTGATGGGCTGGTTCGGCATTCTGGTGCTCGGCGTCGCAGTGGGTCTCGCTGGTAGATGGCTGCACCCGCTGCGCCGTGCGAGCCGCGCCCGCTGGTGGATGGCGGTCGCGGCCGGCGTCGCCGGCGCGGTGATCGGCCTGATGGCCGGCAACGTGACTGGTCTCTTTCATGATGGCGATCTGCTCGAGTGGCCGGTGTGCACGGCTGCCGCGCTGATCGCCGTCGCCGTGACGGTCGGCCTGTTATCCCGTCGATGAACGCTAGCAGGTGAATCCGATGAATGCCCGTCTTCCGAAAATCTCCTCGATCCCCGAGCGCATCGCCGAGCTGCGCGGCGCGATGGCCCGCGAAGGAATCGCCGCGTATCTGGTGCCGTCCGCCGATCCGCATCTGTCCGAATATCTGCCGGGCCGCTGGCAAGGCCGCGAATGGCTGTCCGGCTTCACCGGTTCCGCCGGCACGCTGGTCGTCACCGACAAGTTCGCAGGACTATGGACCGACAGCCGCTACTGGGTCCAGGCCGACGCGCAGCTGGCCGACACCGGCGTGCAGTTGATGAAAATGACCGGCGGCCAGCAGAGCGCCCCGCATGTCGAGTGGCTCGCGCAGAACGTCGCGGCTGGCGGCACGGTAGGCGCGGACGGCGCAGTGCTGGGCGTCGCTGCCGCACGCACGCTGACCGACGCGCTGACCGCGCGCGGCGTCCGCCTGCGCACCGACGTCGATCTGCTCGAAACGATCTGGCCGCAGCGTCCCACGTTGCCGACCGATGCCGTCTACGAACACGCTGCGCCGCACGCGAGCGTCGCGCGCGCCGACAAGCTGGCCCAGGTGCGCCGCGCGATGCAGGAAACCGGGGCGCAGTGGCATCTGATCTCGACACTCGACGACCTCGCGTGGCTCCTCAACCTGCGCGGTGCGGACGTCAGCTACAACCCGGTGTTCGTGGCGCACGCGCTGATCGGCCTCGACCGCGCGACGCTGTTCGTCGCCGACGGCAAGGTGCCGGACGGCCTCTCGTCGTCGCTGGCGCGCGACGGCGTGCGGGTCGAGCCGTATGCGCACGCGGCCGCCGCGCTGATGGCGCTGCCCGCCGGCGCAACGCTGCTGATCGATCCGCGGCGGATCACGTTCGGCGTGCTGCAGTCGGTGCCGTCTACCGTGAAGCTGATCGAGGCGGTGAATCCGTCGACGTTCTTCAAGTCGCGCAAGACCGAGGCCGAAGCCGAACACATCCGCGCGACGATGGAGCAGGACGGCGCCGCGCTCGCCGAATTCTTCGCGTGGTTCGAAAGCGCGCTGGGCCGCGAGAAGGTCACCGAGCTGACCATCGACGAGCGTCTGACGGCAGCCCGCGCGCGCCGGCCCGGCTTCAAGTCGCTGAGCTTCGCGACGATCGCCGGCTTCAACGCGAACGGCGCGATGCCGCACTATCGCGCAACGGCCGAGTCGCACGCGACGATCGAAGGCAATGGTCTGCTGCTGATCGATTCCGGCGGCCAGTACCTGAGCGGCACAACGGACATCACGCGGGTCGTGCCGGTCGGCACGATCAGCGACGCGCAGCGCAACGATTTCACGACGGTGCTCAAAGGCACGATGGCGCTGTCGCGTGCGCAGTTCCCGCGCGGCATCCGCTCGCCGATGCTCGACGCGATCGCGCGCACGCCGATCTGGGAAGCGGGCGCGGACTACGGTCACGGCACCGGTCACGGCGTCGGCTACTTCCTGAACGTGCACGAAGGTCCGCAGGTGATCGCGCACTACGCGGCCGCCGAATCGTGGACCGCGATGGAAGAAGGGATGATCACGTCGATCGAACCGGGTCTGTACCGGCCGGGCAAGTGGGGCGTGCGGATCGAGAACCTCGTGTTGAATCGCGCAGCGGAGCAGACCGAGTTCGGCGACTTCCTGAAGTTCGAAACGCTGACGCTGTGCCCGATCGACACGCGCTGCCTCGCGCTTGCGCGCCTGCGCGACGACGAACGCGCGTGGCTGAACGCGTATCACGAGATGGTGCGCACGCGCGTGTCGCCGCATGTGTCGGGTGACGCGAAGGCGTGGCTCGACGCGCGCACGCAGCCGGTGTGAAGCCAGGGTTCTGACGAGGACACGGTATGACTGATCTCGCGGTGCTGGTCATCGACGTACAGAAGGCGTTTTTCTTCGGCCCCGACGCTGCGTATCGCGGCGACGAAGTGGTCGACGGCATCAACCGGCTGACCGGCGCCGCGCGTGCAGCCGGTGTGCCGGTGTTCTTCGTGCAGCACGACGGCGAGGCCGGCGACGAAGTCGAGCCGAACACCGACGGCTGGCAACTGCACCCCGGCCTCGTGCGCAACGATGCGGACGCGGTCGTCAACAAGGCGGTCGGCGATTCGTTTCACGAGACGCGGCTCGCCGATCTGCTCGCGCGGCGCGGCGTCGAACGCGTGCTGATCTGCGGCTACGCCACCGAGTTCTGCATCGACACCGGCGCGCGCAGTGCGGCGTCGCTTGGCTTCCGGACGACGATCGTCGGCGATCTGCACACCACACAGCACACGTCGGCACTCACGCCGAAACAGCTCGTCGATCACTACAACCAGCTGTGGCCGCGCACGTCGCTGTCGGGCAACCGCGTCGGTGTGCGTCTGCTGTCCGACGTGCTCGCGACGGAGCTCGCATGACGATCAAGGCAGTCGTGTTTGATTTCGGCGGCGTGTTGATCGACTGGAGTCCGGAGCATCTGTATCGCAAGCTGATTCCGGACGAAGCGGAGCGCC
This window harbors:
- a CDS encoding cysteine hydrolase family protein — protein: MTDLAVLVIDVQKAFFFGPDAAYRGDEVVDGINRLTGAARAAGVPVFFVQHDGEAGDEVEPNTDGWQLHPGLVRNDADAVVNKAVGDSFHETRLADLLARRGVERVLICGYATEFCIDTGARSAASLGFRTTIVGDLHTTQHTSALTPKQLVDHYNQLWPRTSLSGNRVGVRLLSDVLATELA
- a CDS encoding APC family permease, which codes for MKSSIQRNIGPVALMLTGLGSIIGSGWLFGAWKAAKIAGPASICAWVIGAVVILAIALTYAELGAMFPESGGMVRYARYSHGALVGFISAWANWIAIVSVIPIEAEASIQYMSTWPYQWAHDLFVNGSLTTLGLLLSAGLVIIYFLLNYWGVKLFARANSAITVFKFIIPGATILGLMLTGFHHENFGDATTFAPYGWSAVFTAVATSGIVFAFNGFQSPINLAGEARNPAKSVPFAVIGSILLALVIYVLLQIAYIGAVNPTDVLKGWSHFNFASPFAELAIALNLNWLAILLYVDAFVSPSGTGTTYMATTTRMIYAMERNNTMPKMFGNVHPFYGVPRQAMWFNLLVSFIFLFFFRGWSSLAAVISVATVISYLTGPISLMSLRRAATDLERPLHIPGMSFIAPFAFVCASLILYWAKWPLTGEIILLMIVALPVYFYYQAKAGFAGWGRDLKAAWWLVAYLPVMAILSLIGSKQFGGRNVLPYGWDMLVVIICALIFYYWGVHTGYRTEYLDEREQQDDILEGIGA
- a CDS encoding DODA-type extradiol aromatic ring-opening family dioxygenase, giving the protein MNRLPTLFLSHGAPTLPIDPSLPSGEFATLSAQLPRPESILMLSAHWGTAAPVASTAERPETIHDFYGFPRALYEIEYAAPGAPDVARRAAAMLDAHGVAASTQPHGLDHGAWVPMLLMFPDADIPVAQLSIQPHMDAAHHFRVGRALRELQDDGVMVIGSGQITHNLRAADFSARPEDADPRVAEFTDWFEDRLAARDIDALLDYRNRAPHAALMHPTDEHLLPVFAALGAADDNYTLQIQSLGTYQRALAMTNYVFGNA
- the prfA gene encoding peptide chain release factor 1, producing the protein MKTSMQRKLDQLTTRLAELNDLLSREDITANLDQYRKLTREHAEIGPVVEHYGHWRQAAGDAATAQELLADPSMRDFAEDEVRAARERMEQLASELQKMLLPKDPNDDRNIFVEIRAGTGGDESALFAGDLLRMYLRYAERNRWQVEMMSASESDLGGYKEVIVRIAGEAAYSKLKFESGGHRVQRVPATETQGRIHTSACTVAVMPEADEIGEVEINPADLRIDTFRASGAGGQHINKTDSAVRVTHMPTGIVVECQDDRSQHKNKDRALKVLAARIKDRQYQEQHAKEAATRKSLVGSGDRSERIRTYNFPQGRLTDHRINLTLYRLDALMDGDLDELIAALVSEHQAELLASLGDAD
- the prmC gene encoding peptide chain release factor N(5)-glutamine methyltransferase, with product MDTAATLLRASPLPLLEARILLGHALGWRRTELITRADEPLDAVAIARYRALEARRVVGEPVAQLIGTREFFGLEFEVTADVLIPRPETELLVETALAALEGRSLSHAPRAPHAPRVLDLGTGSGAIAVAIAATRPDARVCATDRSAQALAVAARNAARLVDSRRPGGALRFLEGDWYAALDASNEAPFDVIVSNPPYIADGDPHLVQGDLRFEPRGALTDEADGLSAIRTIVAGAPARLAAGGALWIEHGYDQAAAVRTLLSAAGLRDVRSACDLAGIERISGGLASA
- a CDS encoding aminopeptidase P family protein, with the translated sequence MNARLPKISSIPERIAELRGAMAREGIAAYLVPSADPHLSEYLPGRWQGREWLSGFTGSAGTLVVTDKFAGLWTDSRYWVQADAQLADTGVQLMKMTGGQQSAPHVEWLAQNVAAGGTVGADGAVLGVAAARTLTDALTARGVRLRTDVDLLETIWPQRPTLPTDAVYEHAAPHASVARADKLAQVRRAMQETGAQWHLISTLDDLAWLLNLRGADVSYNPVFVAHALIGLDRATLFVADGKVPDGLSSSLARDGVRVEPYAHAAAALMALPAGATLLIDPRRITFGVLQSVPSTVKLIEAVNPSTFFKSRKTEAEAEHIRATMEQDGAALAEFFAWFESALGREKVTELTIDERLTAARARRPGFKSLSFATIAGFNANGAMPHYRATAESHATIEGNGLLLIDSGGQYLSGTTDITRVVPVGTISDAQRNDFTTVLKGTMALSRAQFPRGIRSPMLDAIARTPIWEAGADYGHGTGHGVGYFLNVHEGPQVIAHYAAAESWTAMEEGMITSIEPGLYRPGKWGVRIENLVLNRAAEQTEFGDFLKFETLTLCPIDTRCLALARLRDDERAWLNAYHEMVRTRVSPHVSGDAKAWLDARTQPV
- a CDS encoding UbiX family flavin prenyltransferase gives rise to the protein MTVPLSSTSQAAAPRRLIVAITGATGAIYGVRLLETLRRVGGVQSHLLISSAGWLNVRHELQLSKDDVHALADVVHPVRDVGASIASGSFATDGMIVAPCSMKTLASIAHGLSDNLIARAADVTLKERRRLVLMVRETPLNLAHLRNMTAVTEMGGVIFPPLPAFYNAPKSIDEMVDHTVARVLDLFALGPALAPAWQGLRSSDDE
- the grxD gene encoding Grx4 family monothiol glutaredoxin — its product is MDTQQRIKQIVDENAVVLFMKGTAQFPMCGFSGRAIQILKACGVDEPKTVNVLEDDGVRQGIKEFSNWPTIPQLYVKGEFIGGSDIMMEMYQSGELQQLFAAA
- the hemA gene encoding glutamyl-tRNA reductase — protein: MQLLTIGINHHTAPVALRERVAFPLEQIKPALATFKDIWLGATARTAPEAAILSTCNRTELYCATDDQTAREAAIQWLSKYHNLPVDELAPHVYALPQSEAVRHAFRVASGLDSMVLGETQIVGQMKDAVRTASEAGALGTYLNQLFQRTFAVAKEVRSTTEIGAQSVSMAAAAVRLAQRIFDKISNQRVLFIGAGEMIELCATHFAAQQPRELVVANRTAERGSRLAERFNGRAIPLADLPTRMHEFDIVVSCTASTLPIIGLGAVERAVKARRHRPIFMVDLAVPRDIEPEVGQLEDVFLYTVDDLGAIVREGNASRQAAVAQAEAIIETRVQNFMQWLDARSIVPVIRHMHTQADALRRAEVERAQKMLARGDDPAAVLEALSQSLTNKLIHGPTHALNRASGADRDSLIDLLGGFYKHSGSSER